The following are from one region of the Prionailurus bengalensis isolate Pbe53 chromosome A2, Fcat_Pben_1.1_paternal_pri, whole genome shotgun sequence genome:
- the LAMB2 gene encoding laminin subunit beta-2 isoform X1 codes for MERASGVSGRDLRGLPGPWELRLGLLLSALATALAQALAPDVPGCSRGSCYPATGDLLVGRADRLTASSTCGLHGPQPYCIVSHLQDEKKCFLCDSRRPFSARDNPNSHRIQNVVTSFAPQRRTAWWQSENGVPVVTIQLDLEAEFHFTHLIMTFKTFRPAAMLVERSADFGRTWHVYRYFSYDCGADFPGVPLAPPRHWDDVVCESRYSEIEPSTEGEVIYRVLDPAIPIPDPYSPRIQNLLKITNLRVNLTRLHTLGDNLLDPRREIREKYYYALYELVVRGNCFCYGHASQCAPAPGAPVHAEGMVHGACICKHNTRGLNCERCQDFYHDLPWRPAEDGHSHACRKCECHGHAHSCHFDMAIYLASGNVSGGVCDGCQHNTAGRHCELCRPFFYRDPTKDLRDPAVCRSCDCDPMGSQDGGRCDPHDDPALGLVSGQCRCKEHVVGSRCQQCRDGFFGLSASDPAGCRRCQCDARGTVPGITSCDPNSGTCFCKRLVTGRGCNRCLPGHWGLSHDLLGCRPCDCDVGGALDPQCNEATGQCRCRQHMVGRRCEQVQPGYFRPFLDHLTWEAEDTRGQVLDVVERLVTPGGTVSWTGRGFVRLQEGQALEFLVTSVPRAMDYDLLLRLEPQVPEQWAEMEVAVQRPGPVSAHGPCGHMLPKDDHIPGTRQPETRYMVFPRPVCLEPGISYKLHLKLVRTGGSAQPEAPYSRPSLLIDSLVLLPRVLVLEMFSGGDAAALERRATFEHYRCHEEGLVPSKTLPSEACVPLLISLSALLYNGALPCQCDPQGSLSSECNPHGGQCLCKPAVVGRRCDRCAPGFYGFGPTGCQACQCSPEGALSGLCEGTSGQCPCRTGAFGLRCDRCQRGQWGFPNCQPCVCNGHADECDTHTGTCLGCRDHTGGEHCERCIAGFHGDPRLPHGGQCRPCPCPEGPGSRRHFATSCHRDGYSQQIMCHCKTGYTGLRCEACAPGHFGDPSRPGGQCQPCECSGNIDPTDPDACDPRTGQCLRCLYHTEGPHCAHCKPGFHGQATRQSCHRCTCNLLGTDPQQCPSTDRCHCDPSSGQCPCLPNVQGPSCDRCAPNFWNLTSGHGCQPCACHPSRARGPTCNEFTGQCHCRAGFGGRTCSECQELHWGDPGLQCRACDCDPRGIDTPQCHRSTGHCSCRPGVSGVRCDQCARGFSGVFPACHPCHTCFGDWDRVVQDLAARTRRLEQRAQELQQTGVLGAFESRFWHMQEKLGTVQGIVGTRNTSAASTAQLVEATEELRREIGEATEHLTQLEAELTDVQDENFNANHALSSLERDGLALNLTLRQLDQHLDLLKHSNFLGAYDSIRHAHSLSAEAERRANTSALTVPSPVSNSADTRHRTEVLIGAKKEDFNRKHMANQQALGELSARTQSLSLTGINELVCGPPGDAPCATSPCGGAGCLDEDGQPRCGGLSCNGAVAMADLALGRARHTQAELQRALAEGGGILSQVAETRRQAGEAQQRAQAALDKANASRGQVEKANQELRELIQSVKDFLSQEGADPDSIEMVATRVLELSIPASPEQIQHLAGAIAERVQSLADVDTILARTVGDVRRAEQLLQDARRARSRAEGEKQKAETVQAALEEAQRAQGAAQGAIQGAVVDTQDTERTLHQVQEKMAGAEQALSSAGERAQQLDGLLEALKLKRAGNSLAASSAEETAGSAQGRAREAEQLLQGPLGDQYQTVKALAERKAQGVLAAQARAEQLRDEARGLLQAAQDKLQRLQELEGTYEENERALEGKAAQLDGLEARMRSVLQAINLQVQIYNTCQ; via the exons ATGGAGCGGGCCTCAGGGGTATCAGGGAGGGACCTGCGGGGACTGCCTGGGCCCTGGGAGCTTCGACTGGGCCTGCTGCTGAGTG CGCTGGCCACCGCCctggcccaggccctggccccAGATGTGCCAGGCTGTTCGAGGGGAAGCTGCTACCCCGCCACAGGTGACCTGCTAGTGGGCCGTGCTGACAGACTGACTGCCTCATCCACCTGTGGCTTGCATGGCCCCCAGCCCTACTGCATCGTTAGTCACCTTcag GATGAGAAGAAGTGCTTCCTGTGTGATTCCCGGCGCCCCTTCTCTGCTAGAGACAACCCAAACAGTCATCGCATCCAGAATGTAGTTACCAGCTTTGCACCACAGCGCCGGACAGCCTGGTGGCAGTCAGAGAATG GTGTCCCCGTGGTCACCATCCAGCTGGACTTGGAGGCTGAGTTTCATTTCACACACCTCATTATGACCTTCAAG ACATTTCGTCCTGCTGCCATGCTGGTGGAGCGCTCAGCAGACTTTGGACGCACCTGGCATGTGTACCGATATTTTTCCTATGACTGTGGGGCTGACTTTCCAGGAGTCCCACTGGCCCCCCCACGGCACTGGGATGACGTAGTCTGTGAGTCCCGCTACTCAGAGATTGAGCCATCCACTGAAGGCGAG GTCATCTATCGTGTGCTGGATCCTGCCATCCCTATCCCAGACCCCTACAGCCCACGGATCCAGA ACCTGCTGAAGATCACTAACCTACGGGTGAACCTGACACGGCTGCATACACTGGGGGACAACCTGCTTGACCCACGACGGGAGATCCGTGAGAAATACTATTATGCCCTCTACGAGCTGGTTGTGCGTGGCAACTGCTTCTGTTACGGACACGCCTCACAGTGTGCACCCGCCCCAGGGGCACCAGTGCATGCTGAGGGCATG GTTCATGGGGCCTGCATCTGCAAACATAACACTCGTGGCCTCAACTGTGAGCGGTGTCAAGATTTCTATCATGACCTGCCCTGGCGTCCGGCTGAAGATGGCCACAGTCATGCCTGCAGGA agtGTGAGTGCCATGGGCATGCCCACAGCTGCCACTTCGACATGGCCATATATCTGGCATCTGGCAACGTAAGTGGAGGTGTGTGTGATGGATGTCAGCACAACACAGCTGGGCGCCACTGTGAGCTCTGCCGACCCTTCTTCTACCGTGACCCAACCAAGGACCTGCGGGACCCTGCTGTGTGCCGCT CCTGTGATTGTGACCCCATGGGTTCTCAAGATGGTGGTCGCTGTGATCCCCATGATGATCCTGCTCTGGGGCTGGTCTCGGGCCAGTGTCGCTGCAAAGAACATGTGGTGGGCTCTCGCTGCCAGCAATGCCGTGATGGCTTCTTTGGGCTCAGTGCCAGCGACCCTGCAGGCTGTCGGC GATGTCAGTGTGATGCACGGGGCACAGTGCCTGGGATCACCTCTTGTGACCCCAACAGTGGAACCTGTTTCTGCAAGCGTCTAGTGACTGGACGTGGCTGCAACCGCTGCTTG CCTGGCCATTGGGGCCTGAGCCACGACCTGCTTGGCTGCCGTCCATGTGATTGCGACGTGGGTGGTGCCTTGGATCCCCA GTGCAATGAGGCCACAGGTCAGTGCCGCTGTCGCCAGCACATGGTGGGGCGACGCTGTGAGCAGGTGCAGCCTGGCTACTTCCGGCCTTTCCTTGACCACCTAACTTGGGAGGCTGAGGACACCCGAGGACAG GTACTGGATGTGGTGGAGCGCCTGGTGACCCCTGGTGGGACTGTATCCTGGACAGGCCGGGGCTTTGTTAGACTGCAGGAAGGTCAGGCACTGGAGTTCCTGGTGACATCTGTGCCAAGAGCCATGGATTATGATCTGCTGCTGCGCTTGGAGCCCCAG GTCCCTGAGCAATGGGCAGAGATGGAAGTGGCTGTGCAGCGCCCAGGGCCTGTGTCTGCCCATGGCCCGTGTGGGCACATGCTGCCCAAGGATGACCACATTCCAGGGACTCGGCAACCAGAAACTAG GTATATGGTATTTCCAAGACCTGTCTGCCTTGAGCCTGGCATCTCCTATAAGCTGCATCTGAAGCTGGTGCGGACAGGGGGAAGTGCCCAGCCTGAGGCCCCCTACTCTAGACCCAGCCTGCTCATTGACTCG TTGGTGCTGCTTCCCCGTGTCCTCGTGCTGGAGATGTTTAGTGGGGGTGATGCTGCTGCCCTGGAGCGCCGTGCCACCTTTGAACACTACCGTTGTCACGAGGAGGGTCTGGTGCCCAGTAAGACCCTTCCCTCTGAGGCCTGTGTCCCCCTCCTCATCAGCCTGTCTGCCCTACTCTACAATGGTGCCTTGC CCTGTCAGTGTGACCCCCAGGGCTCACTGAGTTCTGAGTGTAATCCCCATGGCGGTCAGTGCCTGTGTAAACCTGCAGTGGTTGGGCGTCGCTGTGATCGCTGTGCCCCTGGTTTCTACGGCTTTGGCCCCACAGGTTGTCAAG CCTGCCAGTGCAGCCCCGAGGGGGCACTCAGTGGCCTATGTGAAGGGACCAGTGGGCAATGCCCCTGCCGAACTGGTGCCTTTGGGCTTCGCTGCGATCGCTGCCAGCGTGGCCAGTGGGGATTCCCTAACTGCCAGCCATGTGTCTGCAATGGGCATGCAGATGAATGCGACACCCACACAGGCACTTGCCTGGGCTGCCGTGATCACACAGGGGGTGAGCACTGTGAAAG GTGCATTGCTGGCTTCCACGGGGACCCACGGCTACCACATGGGGGCCAGTGCCGGCCCTGTCCCTGCCCTGAAGGCCCTGGGAGCCGGCGGCACTTTGCTACTTCTTGCCATCGGGATGGGTACTCCCAGCAGATCATGTGCCACTGTAAGACAGGCTACACAG GGCTGCGGTGCGAAGCTTGTGCCCCTGGGCACTTTGGGGACCCATCAAGGCCAGGTGGCCAGTGCCAGCCCTGTGAGTGCAGTGGGAACATTGACCCCACGGACCCTGATGCCTGTGACCCCCGCACGGGGCAATGCCTGCGCTGCTTATACCACACGGAGGGACCACACTGTGCCCACTGCAAGCCTGGCTTCCATGGACAGGCCACCCGACAGAGCTGTCACC GCTGCACCTGCAACTTGCTGGGCACAGATCCCCAGCAGTGCCCGTCCACTGACCGGTGCCACTGTGACCCAAGCAGTGGGCAGTGCCCATGCCTCCCCAATGTCCAGGGCCCTAGCTGTGACCGCTGTGCCCCCAACTTCTGGAACCTTACCAGTGGCCATGGATGTCAGCCCTGTGCCTGCCACCCAAGCCGAGCCAGAGGCCCTACCTGCAATGAG TTCACAGGGCAGTGCCACTGCCGTGCTGGCTTTGGTGGGCGAACCTGTTCTGAGTGCCAAGAGCTCCACTGGGGAGACCCTGGTTTGCAGTGCCGCG CCTGTGATTGTGACCCTCGTGGAATAGACACGCCTCAGTGTCACCGCTCCACGGGCCACTGTAGCTGCCGCCCAGGCGTGTCTGGCGTGCGCTGTGACCAGTGTGCCCGTGGCTTCTCAGGGGTCTTTCCTGCTTGCCACCCATGCCACACATGCTTCGGGGACTGGGACCGTGTGGTACAGGACTTGGCTGCCCGTACGCGGCGCCTGGAGCAGCGGGCACAGGAGCTGCAGCAGACGGGTGTGCTGGGTGCCTTTGAGAGCCGCTTCTGGCACATGCAGGAGAAGCTGGGGACTGTGCAGGGGATTGTGGGTACCCGCAACACCTCAGCTGCCTCCACTGCGCAACTTGTAGAGGCCACAGAGGAGCTACG GCGTGAAATTGGGGAGGCCACTGAGCACCTGACCCAGCTGGAGGCAGAACTGACTGATGTGCAGGATGAGAACTTCAATGCCAACCATGCACTGAGCAGTCTGGAGCGAGATGGGCTTGCACTTAATCTCACACTGCGGCAGCTGGACCAGCATTTGGACCTGCTCAAGCATTCAAACTTCCTGG GTGCCTATGACAGCATCCGCCACGCCCATAGTCTGTCTGCAGAGGCGGAACGTCGTGCCAACACATCAGCCCTGACAGTGCCCAGTCCTGTGAGCAACTCAGCAGATACCCGGCACAGGACAGAGGTACTAATAGGTGCCAAGAAGGAGGACTTCAACCGCAAGCACATGGCCAACCAGCAGGCACTAGGCGAGCTTTCAGCCCGTACCCAGTCCCTGAGCCTGACAGGCATCAATGAACTG GTGTGTGGGCCCCCAGGGGATGCACCCTGTGCAACAAGCCCTTGCGGGGGTGCTGGCTGCCTGGACGAGGATGGGCAACCCCGCTGTGGGGGCCTCAGCTGCAATGGGGCAGTAGCCATGGCGGACCTGGCACTGGGTCGGGCCCGGCACACGCAGGCAGAGCTGCAGCGGGCACTGGCAGAAGGTGGCGGCATCCTCAGCCAGGTGGCTGAGACCCGTCGGCAGGCAGGAGAGGCACAGCAGCGGGCCCAGGCAGCCCTGGACAAGGCTAATGCTTCCAGGGGACAGGTGGAGAAGGCCAACCAAGAACTTCGGGAACTTATCCAGAGTGTGAAGGACTTCCTCAGCC AGGAGGGGGCTGATCCTGATAGCATTGAGATGGTGGCCACACGAGTGCTAGAGCTCTCCATCCCAGCATCACCTGAGCAAATCCAGCACCTGGCAGGCGCAATTGCAGAGAGGGTCCAGAGCCTGGCGGATGTGGACACAATCCTGGCACGCACCGTGGGAGATGTACGTCGGGCAGAACAGCTATTGCAAGATGCACGGCGGGCAAG GAGCCGGGCTGAGGGTgagaaacagaaggcagaaacAGTACAAGCAGCACTGGAGGAAGCCCAGAGGGCACAGGGAGCTGCTCAGGGTGCCATCCAAGGGGCGGTAGTTGACACACAGGACACTGAGCGGACACTGCATCAG GTTCAGGAGAAGATGGCAGGTGCAGAGCAGGCACTGAGCTCTGCAGGCGAGCGGGCTCAGCAATTGGATGgtcttctggaggctctgaaatTGAAACGAGCAGGGAATAGCCTGGCAGCCTCTAGTGCGGAAGAAACAGCGGGCAGTGCCCAGGGTCGTGCCCGAGAGGCTGAGCAG CTGCTGCAGGGCCCACTAGGCGACCAGTACCAAACAGTGAAGGCCTTGGCTGAGCGCAAGGCCCAGGGTGTGTTGGCTGCACAGGCACGGGCAGAGCAACTTCGGGATGAAGCTCGAGGCTTGTTGCAGGCTGCTCAGGACAAGCTGCAACGGCTACAAG AGCTGGAGGGCACCTATGAAGAGAACGAGCGGGCACTGGAAGGCAAAGCAGCCCAGCTGGATGGGCTGGAGGCCAGGATGCGTAGCGTGCTTCAAGCCATCAACTTGCAGGTTCAGATCTACAACACCTGCCAGTGA
- the LAMB2 gene encoding laminin subunit beta-2 isoform X2, with translation MVIYRVLDPAIPIPDPYSPRIQNLLKITNLRVNLTRLHTLGDNLLDPRREIREKYYYALYELVVRGNCFCYGHASQCAPAPGAPVHAEGMVHGACICKHNTRGLNCERCQDFYHDLPWRPAEDGHSHACRKCECHGHAHSCHFDMAIYLASGNVSGGVCDGCQHNTAGRHCELCRPFFYRDPTKDLRDPAVCRSCDCDPMGSQDGGRCDPHDDPALGLVSGQCRCKEHVVGSRCQQCRDGFFGLSASDPAGCRRCQCDARGTVPGITSCDPNSGTCFCKRLVTGRGCNRCLPGHWGLSHDLLGCRPCDCDVGGALDPQCNEATGQCRCRQHMVGRRCEQVQPGYFRPFLDHLTWEAEDTRGQVLDVVERLVTPGGTVSWTGRGFVRLQEGQALEFLVTSVPRAMDYDLLLRLEPQVPEQWAEMEVAVQRPGPVSAHGPCGHMLPKDDHIPGTRQPETRYMVFPRPVCLEPGISYKLHLKLVRTGGSAQPEAPYSRPSLLIDSLVLLPRVLVLEMFSGGDAAALERRATFEHYRCHEEGLVPSKTLPSEACVPLLISLSALLYNGALPCQCDPQGSLSSECNPHGGQCLCKPAVVGRRCDRCAPGFYGFGPTGCQACQCSPEGALSGLCEGTSGQCPCRTGAFGLRCDRCQRGQWGFPNCQPCVCNGHADECDTHTGTCLGCRDHTGGEHCERCIAGFHGDPRLPHGGQCRPCPCPEGPGSRRHFATSCHRDGYSQQIMCHCKTGYTGLRCEACAPGHFGDPSRPGGQCQPCECSGNIDPTDPDACDPRTGQCLRCLYHTEGPHCAHCKPGFHGQATRQSCHRCTCNLLGTDPQQCPSTDRCHCDPSSGQCPCLPNVQGPSCDRCAPNFWNLTSGHGCQPCACHPSRARGPTCNEFTGQCHCRAGFGGRTCSECQELHWGDPGLQCRACDCDPRGIDTPQCHRSTGHCSCRPGVSGVRCDQCARGFSGVFPACHPCHTCFGDWDRVVQDLAARTRRLEQRAQELQQTGVLGAFESRFWHMQEKLGTVQGIVGTRNTSAASTAQLVEATEELRREIGEATEHLTQLEAELTDVQDENFNANHALSSLERDGLALNLTLRQLDQHLDLLKHSNFLGAYDSIRHAHSLSAEAERRANTSALTVPSPVSNSADTRHRTEVLIGAKKEDFNRKHMANQQALGELSARTQSLSLTGINELVCGPPGDAPCATSPCGGAGCLDEDGQPRCGGLSCNGAVAMADLALGRARHTQAELQRALAEGGGILSQVAETRRQAGEAQQRAQAALDKANASRGQVEKANQELRELIQSVKDFLSQEGADPDSIEMVATRVLELSIPASPEQIQHLAGAIAERVQSLADVDTILARTVGDVRRAEQLLQDARRARSRAEGEKQKAETVQAALEEAQRAQGAAQGAIQGAVVDTQDTERTLHQVQEKMAGAEQALSSAGERAQQLDGLLEALKLKRAGNSLAASSAEETAGSAQGRAREAEQLLQGPLGDQYQTVKALAERKAQGVLAAQARAEQLRDEARGLLQAAQDKLQRLQELEGTYEENERALEGKAAQLDGLEARMRSVLQAINLQVQIYNTCQ, from the exons ATG GTCATCTATCGTGTGCTGGATCCTGCCATCCCTATCCCAGACCCCTACAGCCCACGGATCCAGA ACCTGCTGAAGATCACTAACCTACGGGTGAACCTGACACGGCTGCATACACTGGGGGACAACCTGCTTGACCCACGACGGGAGATCCGTGAGAAATACTATTATGCCCTCTACGAGCTGGTTGTGCGTGGCAACTGCTTCTGTTACGGACACGCCTCACAGTGTGCACCCGCCCCAGGGGCACCAGTGCATGCTGAGGGCATG GTTCATGGGGCCTGCATCTGCAAACATAACACTCGTGGCCTCAACTGTGAGCGGTGTCAAGATTTCTATCATGACCTGCCCTGGCGTCCGGCTGAAGATGGCCACAGTCATGCCTGCAGGA agtGTGAGTGCCATGGGCATGCCCACAGCTGCCACTTCGACATGGCCATATATCTGGCATCTGGCAACGTAAGTGGAGGTGTGTGTGATGGATGTCAGCACAACACAGCTGGGCGCCACTGTGAGCTCTGCCGACCCTTCTTCTACCGTGACCCAACCAAGGACCTGCGGGACCCTGCTGTGTGCCGCT CCTGTGATTGTGACCCCATGGGTTCTCAAGATGGTGGTCGCTGTGATCCCCATGATGATCCTGCTCTGGGGCTGGTCTCGGGCCAGTGTCGCTGCAAAGAACATGTGGTGGGCTCTCGCTGCCAGCAATGCCGTGATGGCTTCTTTGGGCTCAGTGCCAGCGACCCTGCAGGCTGTCGGC GATGTCAGTGTGATGCACGGGGCACAGTGCCTGGGATCACCTCTTGTGACCCCAACAGTGGAACCTGTTTCTGCAAGCGTCTAGTGACTGGACGTGGCTGCAACCGCTGCTTG CCTGGCCATTGGGGCCTGAGCCACGACCTGCTTGGCTGCCGTCCATGTGATTGCGACGTGGGTGGTGCCTTGGATCCCCA GTGCAATGAGGCCACAGGTCAGTGCCGCTGTCGCCAGCACATGGTGGGGCGACGCTGTGAGCAGGTGCAGCCTGGCTACTTCCGGCCTTTCCTTGACCACCTAACTTGGGAGGCTGAGGACACCCGAGGACAG GTACTGGATGTGGTGGAGCGCCTGGTGACCCCTGGTGGGACTGTATCCTGGACAGGCCGGGGCTTTGTTAGACTGCAGGAAGGTCAGGCACTGGAGTTCCTGGTGACATCTGTGCCAAGAGCCATGGATTATGATCTGCTGCTGCGCTTGGAGCCCCAG GTCCCTGAGCAATGGGCAGAGATGGAAGTGGCTGTGCAGCGCCCAGGGCCTGTGTCTGCCCATGGCCCGTGTGGGCACATGCTGCCCAAGGATGACCACATTCCAGGGACTCGGCAACCAGAAACTAG GTATATGGTATTTCCAAGACCTGTCTGCCTTGAGCCTGGCATCTCCTATAAGCTGCATCTGAAGCTGGTGCGGACAGGGGGAAGTGCCCAGCCTGAGGCCCCCTACTCTAGACCCAGCCTGCTCATTGACTCG TTGGTGCTGCTTCCCCGTGTCCTCGTGCTGGAGATGTTTAGTGGGGGTGATGCTGCTGCCCTGGAGCGCCGTGCCACCTTTGAACACTACCGTTGTCACGAGGAGGGTCTGGTGCCCAGTAAGACCCTTCCCTCTGAGGCCTGTGTCCCCCTCCTCATCAGCCTGTCTGCCCTACTCTACAATGGTGCCTTGC CCTGTCAGTGTGACCCCCAGGGCTCACTGAGTTCTGAGTGTAATCCCCATGGCGGTCAGTGCCTGTGTAAACCTGCAGTGGTTGGGCGTCGCTGTGATCGCTGTGCCCCTGGTTTCTACGGCTTTGGCCCCACAGGTTGTCAAG CCTGCCAGTGCAGCCCCGAGGGGGCACTCAGTGGCCTATGTGAAGGGACCAGTGGGCAATGCCCCTGCCGAACTGGTGCCTTTGGGCTTCGCTGCGATCGCTGCCAGCGTGGCCAGTGGGGATTCCCTAACTGCCAGCCATGTGTCTGCAATGGGCATGCAGATGAATGCGACACCCACACAGGCACTTGCCTGGGCTGCCGTGATCACACAGGGGGTGAGCACTGTGAAAG GTGCATTGCTGGCTTCCACGGGGACCCACGGCTACCACATGGGGGCCAGTGCCGGCCCTGTCCCTGCCCTGAAGGCCCTGGGAGCCGGCGGCACTTTGCTACTTCTTGCCATCGGGATGGGTACTCCCAGCAGATCATGTGCCACTGTAAGACAGGCTACACAG GGCTGCGGTGCGAAGCTTGTGCCCCTGGGCACTTTGGGGACCCATCAAGGCCAGGTGGCCAGTGCCAGCCCTGTGAGTGCAGTGGGAACATTGACCCCACGGACCCTGATGCCTGTGACCCCCGCACGGGGCAATGCCTGCGCTGCTTATACCACACGGAGGGACCACACTGTGCCCACTGCAAGCCTGGCTTCCATGGACAGGCCACCCGACAGAGCTGTCACC GCTGCACCTGCAACTTGCTGGGCACAGATCCCCAGCAGTGCCCGTCCACTGACCGGTGCCACTGTGACCCAAGCAGTGGGCAGTGCCCATGCCTCCCCAATGTCCAGGGCCCTAGCTGTGACCGCTGTGCCCCCAACTTCTGGAACCTTACCAGTGGCCATGGATGTCAGCCCTGTGCCTGCCACCCAAGCCGAGCCAGAGGCCCTACCTGCAATGAG TTCACAGGGCAGTGCCACTGCCGTGCTGGCTTTGGTGGGCGAACCTGTTCTGAGTGCCAAGAGCTCCACTGGGGAGACCCTGGTTTGCAGTGCCGCG CCTGTGATTGTGACCCTCGTGGAATAGACACGCCTCAGTGTCACCGCTCCACGGGCCACTGTAGCTGCCGCCCAGGCGTGTCTGGCGTGCGCTGTGACCAGTGTGCCCGTGGCTTCTCAGGGGTCTTTCCTGCTTGCCACCCATGCCACACATGCTTCGGGGACTGGGACCGTGTGGTACAGGACTTGGCTGCCCGTACGCGGCGCCTGGAGCAGCGGGCACAGGAGCTGCAGCAGACGGGTGTGCTGGGTGCCTTTGAGAGCCGCTTCTGGCACATGCAGGAGAAGCTGGGGACTGTGCAGGGGATTGTGGGTACCCGCAACACCTCAGCTGCCTCCACTGCGCAACTTGTAGAGGCCACAGAGGAGCTACG GCGTGAAATTGGGGAGGCCACTGAGCACCTGACCCAGCTGGAGGCAGAACTGACTGATGTGCAGGATGAGAACTTCAATGCCAACCATGCACTGAGCAGTCTGGAGCGAGATGGGCTTGCACTTAATCTCACACTGCGGCAGCTGGACCAGCATTTGGACCTGCTCAAGCATTCAAACTTCCTGG GTGCCTATGACAGCATCCGCCACGCCCATAGTCTGTCTGCAGAGGCGGAACGTCGTGCCAACACATCAGCCCTGACAGTGCCCAGTCCTGTGAGCAACTCAGCAGATACCCGGCACAGGACAGAGGTACTAATAGGTGCCAAGAAGGAGGACTTCAACCGCAAGCACATGGCCAACCAGCAGGCACTAGGCGAGCTTTCAGCCCGTACCCAGTCCCTGAGCCTGACAGGCATCAATGAACTG GTGTGTGGGCCCCCAGGGGATGCACCCTGTGCAACAAGCCCTTGCGGGGGTGCTGGCTGCCTGGACGAGGATGGGCAACCCCGCTGTGGGGGCCTCAGCTGCAATGGGGCAGTAGCCATGGCGGACCTGGCACTGGGTCGGGCCCGGCACACGCAGGCAGAGCTGCAGCGGGCACTGGCAGAAGGTGGCGGCATCCTCAGCCAGGTGGCTGAGACCCGTCGGCAGGCAGGAGAGGCACAGCAGCGGGCCCAGGCAGCCCTGGACAAGGCTAATGCTTCCAGGGGACAGGTGGAGAAGGCCAACCAAGAACTTCGGGAACTTATCCAGAGTGTGAAGGACTTCCTCAGCC AGGAGGGGGCTGATCCTGATAGCATTGAGATGGTGGCCACACGAGTGCTAGAGCTCTCCATCCCAGCATCACCTGAGCAAATCCAGCACCTGGCAGGCGCAATTGCAGAGAGGGTCCAGAGCCTGGCGGATGTGGACACAATCCTGGCACGCACCGTGGGAGATGTACGTCGGGCAGAACAGCTATTGCAAGATGCACGGCGGGCAAG GAGCCGGGCTGAGGGTgagaaacagaaggcagaaacAGTACAAGCAGCACTGGAGGAAGCCCAGAGGGCACAGGGAGCTGCTCAGGGTGCCATCCAAGGGGCGGTAGTTGACACACAGGACACTGAGCGGACACTGCATCAG GTTCAGGAGAAGATGGCAGGTGCAGAGCAGGCACTGAGCTCTGCAGGCGAGCGGGCTCAGCAATTGGATGgtcttctggaggctctgaaatTGAAACGAGCAGGGAATAGCCTGGCAGCCTCTAGTGCGGAAGAAACAGCGGGCAGTGCCCAGGGTCGTGCCCGAGAGGCTGAGCAG CTGCTGCAGGGCCCACTAGGCGACCAGTACCAAACAGTGAAGGCCTTGGCTGAGCGCAAGGCCCAGGGTGTGTTGGCTGCACAGGCACGGGCAGAGCAACTTCGGGATGAAGCTCGAGGCTTGTTGCAGGCTGCTCAGGACAAGCTGCAACGGCTACAAG AGCTGGAGGGCACCTATGAAGAGAACGAGCGGGCACTGGAAGGCAAAGCAGCCCAGCTGGATGGGCTGGAGGCCAGGATGCGTAGCGTGCTTCAAGCCATCAACTTGCAGGTTCAGATCTACAACACCTGCCAGTGA